A stretch of Megalobrama amblycephala isolate DHTTF-2021 linkage group LG14, ASM1881202v1, whole genome shotgun sequence DNA encodes these proteins:
- the gpr85 gene encoding probable G protein-coupled receptor 85, with protein MIPSPSMANYSHAGDHNILQNVSPLATFLKLTSLGFIIGVGVVGNLLISILLVKDKSLHRAPYYFLLDLCASDILRSAICFPFVFTSVKNGSAWTYGTLTCKVIAFLGVLSCFHTAFMLFCVSVTRYLAIAHHRFYTKRLTFWTCLAVICMVWTLSVAMAFPPVLDVGTYSFIREEDQCTFQHRSFRANDSLGFMLLLALILLATQLVYLKLIFFVHDRRKMKPVQFVPAVSQNWTFHGPGASGQAAANWLAGFGRGPTPPTLLGIRQNSNAAGRRRLLVLDEFKTEKRISRMFYIITFFFLSLWGPYLVACYWRVFARGPVIPGGYLTAAVWMSFAQAGVNPFICIFSNRELRRCFSTTLLYCRKSRLPREPYCVI; from the coding sequence ATGATCCCTTCTCCATCTATGGCGAACTACAGCCATGCAGGGGACCACAACATCTTGCAGAATGTCTCTCCGCTCGCCACTTTTCTTAAACTGACCTCCCTGGGTTTCATCATCGGCGTCGGCGTGGTCGGAAACCTCCTGATCTCCATCCTGCTGGTCAAAGACAAGAGCCTTCATCGAGCGCCCTACTATTTCCTGCTGGACCTCTGCGCTTCGGACATCCTCCGCTCGGCCATCTGCTTCCCCTTCGTGTTCACCTCCGTTAAGAATGGCTCAGCCTGGACGTACGGCACGCTGACTTGCAAAGTAATCGCCTTCTTGGGCGTGCTCTCCTGTTTCCACACTGCCTTCATGCTGTTCTGCGTTAGCGTTACGCGGTACCTGGCCATCGCCCACCACCGCTTTTACACTAAGCGGCTGACCTTCTGGACATGCCTGGCCGTCATATGCATGGTGTGGACTCTGTCGGTAGCCATGGCGTTCCCTCCGGTGCTGGACGTGGGCACGTACTCCTTCATCCGCGAGGAGGACCAGTGCACCTTCCAGCACCGCTCCTTCCGTGCCAATGACTCGTTGGGCTTCATGCTGCTCCTTGCACTCATCCTCCTGGCCACCCAGCTTGTCTACCTCAAGCTCATCTTTTTCGTCCACGACCGCCGAAAGATGAAGCCGGTCCAGTTCGTGCCAGCCGTCAGCCAGAACTGGACCTTCCACGGCCCGGGGGCGAGCGGCCAGGCCGCGGCCAACTGGCTGGCTGGCTTCGGCCGGGGCCCCACGCCTCCGACCCTGCTGGGAATCCGGCAGAACAGCAATGCGGCGGGCCGCAGGCGTCTGCTGGTGCTGGACGAGTTTAAGACTGAAAAGCGGATAAGCAGGATGTTCTACATCATTACCTTCTTCTTCCTGAGCCTGTGGGGACCCTACCTGGTAGCCTGCTACTGGAGGGTGTTCGCCCGAGGCCCAGTGATCCCGGGAGGCTACCTGACAGCGGCCGTGTGGATGAGCTTCGCCCAAGCAGGAGTCAACCCCTTCATCTGCATCTTCTCCAACCGGGAGCTCCGGCGATGCTTCAGCACCACGCTCCTCTACTGCAGAAAATCCAGGTTACCGAGGGAACCCTACTGTGTTATATGA